From Vanacampus margaritifer isolate UIUO_Vmar chromosome 8, RoL_Vmar_1.0, whole genome shotgun sequence, a single genomic window includes:
- the LOC144056333 gene encoding B9 domain-containing protein 2, giving the protein MAELHIIGQLIGATGFPQNSLFCKWGVHTGGAWRLLSGLKQGQTQVDNPLTGDMACWCHPIDLHYATKGLQGWPKIHLQVWHQDSFGRCELFGYGYCHVPSSPGHHRVSCCTWRPLGSWQEELSRRFVGGGPQLRSPDLIYSGADRYRLHTAAMGTVELELGIIMRHFDKFGVES; this is encoded by the coding sequence ATGGCCGAGCTGCACATCATAGGTCAGCTGATTGGGGCCACGGGCTTCCCTCAGAACAGTCTCTTTTGCAAATGGGGGGTTCACACTGGCGGAGCGTGGCGTCTTCTCTCGGGTTTGAAGCAGGGTCAAACGCAAGTGGATAACCCCCTGACTGGAGACATGGCGTGCTGGTGCCACCCCATTGACTTGCATTACGCCACAAAGGGACTCCAAGGTTGGCCCAAGATCCACCTCCAAGTGTGGCACCAGGACTCGTTCGGTCGATGCGAGTTGTTCGGGTACGGCTACTGCCACGTCCCCTCCAGCCCGGGACACCATCGAGTCAGCTGCTGTACGTGGAGGCCCCTCGGCTCCTGGCAGGAGGAGCTATCGCGAAGGTTTGTCGGCGGGGGGCCGCAGCTCAGGAGCCCGGATCTCATCTACAGCGGGGCGGACCGATACAGGCTGCACACCGCGGCTATGGGCACCGTGGAGCTGGAGCTTGGCATCATCATGagacactttgacaaattcGGCGTCGAGAGTTGA